A single Bosea sp. PAMC 26642 DNA region contains:
- the purU gene encoding formyltetrahydrofolate deformylase, whose translation MPEHTAILTLSCPNRPGIVASVSTLLFEAGCNILDAQQFDDVETGRFFMRVVFNRLEGSRPPDAIAASVAELAGRFSMDFTLRERQAKKRVMLLVSKFDHCLADLLYRWRIGELPMEISAIVSNHGRDGIGSTDLGDLPFHHLPVTRQTKMEQEAEIWRLVQETKTDLVVLARYMQILSDAFSSKLIGRCINIHHSFLPGFKGAKPYHQAHERGVKLIGATAHYVTPDLDEGPIIEQDVERISHRDTPDDLVRKGRDIERRVLARAVLNHLEDRVVLNGKKTVVFTD comes from the coding sequence ATGCCCGAACATACTGCGATCCTCACCCTGTCCTGCCCCAACCGTCCCGGCATCGTCGCGAGTGTCTCGACCCTGCTGTTCGAGGCCGGCTGCAACATCCTCGATGCGCAGCAATTCGATGATGTCGAGACCGGGCGCTTCTTCATGCGCGTCGTCTTCAACCGGCTGGAGGGGAGCCGGCCTCCCGACGCCATCGCTGCTTCGGTCGCCGAACTGGCCGGGCGCTTCAGCATGGATTTCACCCTGCGCGAGCGGCAGGCGAAGAAGCGCGTCATGCTGCTGGTCTCGAAATTCGACCATTGCCTGGCCGATCTGCTCTATCGCTGGCGCATCGGCGAGCTGCCGATGGAGATTTCGGCGATCGTCTCAAACCATGGGCGCGACGGCATTGGTTCGACCGATCTCGGCGACCTGCCCTTCCATCATCTGCCTGTGACGCGCCAGACCAAGATGGAGCAGGAGGCCGAGATCTGGCGGCTGGTCCAGGAAACGAAGACGGACCTCGTCGTGCTGGCGCGCTACATGCAGATCCTGTCGGACGCGTTCTCGTCGAAGCTCATCGGCCGCTGCATCAATATCCACCATTCCTTTCTGCCGGGCTTCAAGGGCGCAAAGCCCTACCATCAGGCCCATGAGCGGGGCGTGAAACTGATCGGCGCCACCGCCCATTACGTCACGCCCGATCTCGACGAGGGGCCGATCATCGAGCAGGACGTCGAGCGCATCTCGCATCGTGACACGCCCGACGACCTCGTCCGCAAGGGCCGCGACATCGAACGGCGCGTGCTGGCGCGAGCAGTGCTGAACCATCTTGAGGATCGCGTCGTACTGAACGGCAAGAAGACCGTCGTCTTCACGGACTGA
- a CDS encoding FAD-dependent oxidoreductase, which produces MRAATGNVVLVGGGHTHVQVIAAFGSRPEPGLTLTLVTDQLQSPYSGMLPGHVAGLYRHDEMHIDLVALAAATGTRLVHARATGVDSARKLILCEDRQPIAYDITSLNVGITPDLASIAGADVHGIAVKPIGSFLSRFEGLSGRGGPRRIAIVGNGAAGVELAFALKARLQDGQQAGTPCEIVLIGSGPVVEKLNPGIRRRVERALDRHGIERRDGLRVIGVEPNAVATACGQRFAADATLISTRAKVPPWLAATGLPLGPNGFIATRTTLQVSGETHLFAVGDCAEIIGHPREKAGVYAVRQGPVLARNIRRLWQGTTLEPHHPQADYLVLLGTGDGSAIGGRGRWLAFEGRWAWRLKDWIDRRFMARFTGR; this is translated from the coding sequence GTGAGGGCCGCAACCGGCAACGTCGTTCTGGTCGGCGGCGGGCATACCCATGTCCAGGTCATAGCGGCCTTCGGCTCCAGACCCGAGCCCGGTCTGACGCTGACCCTCGTCACCGACCAATTGCAATCGCCCTATTCCGGAATGCTGCCCGGCCACGTCGCCGGCCTGTACCGCCATGACGAGATGCATATCGATCTTGTCGCACTGGCGGCCGCGACCGGTACGCGCCTGGTCCATGCGCGCGCGACCGGCGTCGATAGCGCGCGCAAGCTCATCCTGTGCGAGGACAGGCAGCCGATCGCCTATGACATCACCTCGCTGAATGTCGGCATCACGCCCGATCTGGCGTCGATCGCCGGCGCCGACGTCCACGGCATCGCGGTGAAGCCGATCGGCTCCTTTCTGAGCCGTTTCGAGGGGCTTTCGGGCCGAGGCGGGCCACGCCGCATCGCCATCGTCGGCAACGGCGCGGCCGGCGTCGAACTGGCGTTTGCCCTGAAGGCACGGCTGCAGGACGGCCAGCAGGCAGGCACGCCTTGCGAGATCGTGCTGATCGGCTCCGGGCCGGTCGTCGAGAAACTCAATCCCGGCATCCGGAGGCGCGTCGAACGCGCCCTCGATCGCCACGGCATCGAACGCCGCGATGGCTTGCGCGTCATCGGGGTGGAGCCGAATGCCGTGGCGACGGCTTGCGGCCAGCGCTTCGCCGCGGACGCGACGCTGATCTCGACCCGTGCGAAGGTGCCGCCATGGCTCGCTGCGACAGGCCTCCCGCTAGGGCCGAACGGCTTCATCGCAACGAGGACAACCTTGCAAGTCTCGGGCGAGACGCATCTCTTCGCGGTGGGCGACTGCGCCGAGATCATCGGCCATCCGCGCGAGAAGGCCGGCGTCTACGCGGTCCGGCAGGGCCCCGTGCTCGCCCGCAACATCCGCAGACTATGGCAAGGCACGACGCTTGAGCCCCATCATCCGCAAGCGGACTATCTGGTGCTTCTGGGCACGGGCGACGGCAGTGCCATCGGAGGGCGCGGCCGATGGCTGGCTTTCGAAGGCCGCTGGGCCTGGCGGCTGAAAGATTGGATCGACCGCCGCTTCATGGCCCGCTTCACCGGCCGCTGA
- a CDS encoding c-type cytochrome, with amino-acid sequence MKLPTSVALIVVALAANSTRAQDITVGERSWNKCRACHQIGETARNLVGPQLNGLFGRAAGTAEGYSYSAANKASGITWDEAIFADYIKDPKAKIPGTKMIFAGIKNEQEIKDLTAYLKQFAADGKKP; translated from the coding sequence ATGAAACTGCCGACCAGTGTTGCCCTGATCGTCGTGGCGCTTGCCGCCAACTCCACTCGGGCGCAGGACATCACCGTCGGTGAGCGCTCCTGGAACAAGTGCCGCGCCTGCCATCAAATCGGTGAGACCGCCAGAAACCTCGTCGGTCCGCAGCTCAACGGCCTGTTCGGGCGCGCCGCCGGTACGGCCGAGGGCTACAGCTATTCGGCGGCCAACAAGGCCTCCGGGATTACTTGGGACGAGGCCATATTCGCCGACTACATCAAGGATCCGAAGGCCAAGATCCCGGGTACCAAGATGATCTTCGCCGGTATCAAGAACGAGCAGGAGATCAAGGATTTGACGGCGTATCTCAAGCAGTTCGCGGCAGACGGCAAGAAGCCTTGA
- a CDS encoding DinB family protein, with product MDAALPYRTMARNNAWANHRLLKACEGLDAVAFAAPRTGFFPSLRATLNHILVIDLFYVDAMEGGTLGPAAWADPEPCATVETLRRAQADVDRRLMSITDALDGAGLDRIVSVHRGARIQHERMDRLLLHLFQHQIHHRGQAHAMLSGTGIAPPQLDEFFSAGEAPLRAAEFAELGWTEEEVWNVSGR from the coding sequence ATGGATGCTGCGCTGCCTTATCGGACCATGGCCCGCAACAACGCCTGGGCCAATCACCGGCTGCTGAAGGCCTGCGAGGGCCTCGATGCGGTCGCCTTTGCCGCGCCGCGCACCGGCTTCTTCCCGAGCCTGCGCGCCACGCTGAACCATATCCTGGTCATCGACCTGTTCTATGTCGATGCCATGGAGGGCGGCACGCTCGGCCCCGCCGCCTGGGCCGACCCCGAGCCCTGCGCCACGGTCGAAACCTTGCGCAGGGCACAAGCGGATGTCGACCGGCGCCTGATGTCGATCACGGACGCTCTCGACGGCGCCGGTCTCGACCGGATCGTCTCGGTCCACCGCGGCGCGCGCATCCAGCATGAGCGCATGGACCGCCTGCTGCTGCACCTCTTCCAGCACCAGATCCATCACCGCGGCCAGGCCCATGCCATGCTAAGCGGAACCGGCATAGCGCCGCCTCAGCTCGACGAGTTCTTCTCAGCCGGCGAGGCTCCGCTGCGGGCCGCAGAGTTCGCCGAACTCGGCTGGACGGAGGAGGAGGTGTGGAACGTCAGCGGCCGGTGA
- a CDS encoding ABC transporter substrate-binding protein, with protein sequence MIRLAVALSLAAGVTLAAQPVVAQGTLRIGMTASDIPLTTGQTDQGGEGMRFMGYTVYDGLINWDLSKADKASDLVPGLATSWTTDATDKTKWTFVLREGVKFHDGSEFTADAVVWNLDKLLKNDAPQFDQRQAAQGRSRIPAVGSYKVIDKYKVEIVTKTPDATLPYQIAWIMMSSPAQWEKLGKSWDAFAKTPSGTGPWQLTAFQPRERAELSPYPGYWDKARVPKLDKLVLLPLPEANARAAALRSGQVDWIEAPSPDMVPSLKTAGFQIITNAYPHNWTWHLSRTEGSPWNDVRIRKAANLAVDREGLKELLSGLMIPAQGFYPPGHQWFGNPSFKLKYDPEAAKKLLAEAGFSPAKPVTTKILIAPSGSGQMQPLPMNEFVQQNLAEVGIKIDFEVVEWNTLINIWRAGANHESSRKATGMNYTYFIQDPFTGLIRHLQCNLQPPAGTNWGMYCDPEMDKLFEQVRNTFDSAAQTKVLQTIHEKYVDEALFLMVTHDVNPRALSPKVKGFVQAQNWFQDFSPITMAK encoded by the coding sequence ATGATCCGTCTCGCCGTCGCCTTGTCCCTCGCAGCAGGCGTCACGCTTGCTGCCCAGCCGGTCGTTGCACAAGGAACGCTGCGCATCGGCATGACGGCATCCGACATCCCGCTGACCACTGGCCAGACCGACCAGGGCGGAGAAGGTATGCGCTTCATGGGCTATACGGTCTATGACGGCCTGATCAACTGGGACCTCAGCAAGGCCGACAAGGCGTCGGATCTGGTTCCGGGCCTCGCGACCAGTTGGACCACCGACGCGACCGACAAGACCAAATGGACCTTCGTCCTGCGCGAGGGTGTGAAATTCCATGACGGGTCGGAATTCACCGCCGATGCCGTGGTCTGGAACCTCGACAAGCTCCTGAAGAACGATGCCCCGCAATTCGACCAACGCCAGGCGGCGCAGGGCCGCTCGCGCATTCCGGCTGTCGGGAGCTACAAGGTCATCGACAAATACAAGGTCGAGATCGTTACCAAGACGCCTGACGCGACGCTGCCCTACCAGATCGCCTGGATCATGATGTCGTCGCCGGCGCAGTGGGAGAAGCTCGGCAAGAGCTGGGACGCTTTCGCCAAGACCCCGTCCGGCACCGGCCCCTGGCAACTCACGGCGTTCCAGCCGCGCGAGCGCGCCGAACTCTCGCCATATCCCGGCTATTGGGACAAGGCCCGCGTGCCCAAGCTCGACAAGCTCGTGCTGCTGCCGCTTCCTGAAGCCAATGCCCGTGCCGCCGCCTTGCGCTCGGGCCAGGTCGACTGGATCGAGGCACCGTCGCCCGACATGGTGCCCTCTTTGAAGACGGCCGGCTTCCAGATCATCACCAACGCCTATCCGCACAACTGGACCTGGCATCTCTCCCGCACCGAGGGTTCGCCCTGGAACGACGTCCGCATCCGTAAGGCTGCCAATCTTGCCGTCGACCGCGAGGGCCTGAAGGAACTGCTCAGCGGCTTGATGATCCCGGCGCAGGGCTTCTATCCGCCCGGCCACCAGTGGTTCGGCAATCCGAGCTTCAAGCTGAAATACGATCCGGAGGCCGCCAAGAAGCTGCTCGCCGAAGCCGGCTTCTCGCCCGCCAAGCCGGTGACGACCAAGATCCTGATCGCGCCGTCGGGCTCGGGCCAGATGCAGCCGCTGCCGATGAACGAATTCGTCCAGCAGAACCTCGCTGAAGTCGGCATCAAGATCGATTTCGAGGTCGTCGAATGGAATACGCTGATCAACATTTGGCGTGCCGGCGCCAACCATGAATCGTCGCGCAAGGCGACGGGCATGAACTACACCTACTTCATCCAGGATCCCTTCACCGGGCTGATCCGCCATCTCCAGTGCAACCTCCAGCCGCCGGCCGGCACCAATTGGGGCATGTATTGCGATCCCGAGATGGACAAGCTCTTCGAGCAGGTCCGCAACACCTTCGATTCTGCCGCGCAGACCAAGGTCCTGCAGACGATCCACGAGAAATATGTCGATGAAGCGCTGTTCCTGATGGTGACGCATGACGTCAACCCGCGCGCGCTCAGCCCCAAGGTGAAGGGTTTCGTGCAGGCCCAGAACTGGTTCCAGGACTTCTCGCCGATCACGATGGCGAAGTGA
- a CDS encoding ABC transporter permease: MLSYLAKRILYVLPVALGVSVFCFLLVHIAPGDPLTSILPPDASQATQDEMRRIYGFDRPLPVQFGLWLWKALQGDLGTSIATGRPVAAEVWRAVGNTLLIAGLATVIGFLFGCFFGFVAGYFRGSVLDKFASMLAVLGVSVPHYWLGMVMVIVFSVQLGWLPPGGAGPGGSAAWKWDWEHVSYMILPAITMSVIPMGIIARTVRALVADILNQEFVPALRAKGLMDFGVFRHVVKNAAPTALAVMGLQLGYLLGGSILIETVFSWPGTGFLLGNAIFQRDLPLLQGTILVLAMFFVGLNVLVDIIQGLLDPRVRRR, encoded by the coding sequence ATGCTGAGCTACCTCGCCAAGCGCATTCTCTACGTCCTGCCGGTGGCACTCGGCGTCAGCGTGTTCTGCTTCCTGCTGGTTCACATCGCGCCAGGCGACCCGCTGACCTCCATCCTGCCGCCCGATGCCTCACAGGCGACGCAGGATGAAATGCGCCGCATCTACGGCTTCGACAGGCCGCTCCCCGTCCAGTTCGGCCTCTGGCTCTGGAAGGCGCTGCAGGGCGACCTCGGCACCTCGATCGCGACGGGGCGTCCCGTCGCGGCGGAGGTCTGGCGCGCCGTCGGCAATACGCTTCTGATCGCGGGGCTCGCGACGGTGATCGGCTTTCTGTTCGGCTGCTTCTTCGGCTTCGTCGCTGGCTATTTTCGCGGCTCGGTCCTCGACAAATTCGCATCGATGCTCGCCGTGCTCGGCGTCTCGGTGCCGCATTACTGGCTCGGGATGGTGATGGTCATCGTCTTTTCGGTACAGCTCGGCTGGCTGCCGCCGGGCGGGGCGGGTCCGGGCGGCTCTGCCGCCTGGAAATGGGATTGGGAGCATGTCAGCTACATGATCCTGCCGGCGATCACGATGTCGGTGATCCCGATGGGCATCATCGCTCGCACCGTGCGAGCCCTCGTCGCCGATATCCTCAACCAGGAATTCGTGCCGGCGCTACGAGCCAAGGGGCTGATGGATTTCGGCGTGTTCAGGCATGTCGTGAAGAACGCCGCGCCGACCGCTCTTGCCGTGATGGGCCTGCAGCTCGGCTATCTGCTCGGCGGCTCGATCCTGATCGAGACGGTGTTCTCCTGGCCCGGAACCGGGTTCCTGCTCGGCAATGCCATCTTCCAGCGCGATCTGCCGCTGTTGCAGGGCACGATCCTAGTGCTGGCGATGTTCTTTGTCGGTCTGAACGTCCTCGTCGATATCATCCAGGGCCTGCTCGACCCGCGCGTCAGGAGGCGCTGA
- the ilvD gene encoding dihydroxy-acid dehydratase — translation MPRLRSDTTTKGRNMAGARGLWRATGMKDSDFGKPIIAVVNSFTQFVPGHVHLKDLGQLVAREIEQAGGVAKEFNTIAVDDGIAMGHDGMLYSLPSREIIADSVEYMVNAHCADAMVCISNCDKITPGMLMAAMRLNIPTVFVSGGPMEAGKYIAEGVLRKVDLVDAMVAAADSKYSDEQVDVIERSACPTCGSCSGMFTANSMNCLTEALGLALPGNGSVLATHADRKRLFVEAGHLIVDIARRWYEQDDDSVLPRKVASFKAFENAMTLDIAMGGSTNTVLHLLAAAHEAEVPFTMADIDRLSRRVPVLCKVAPSVANVHMEDVHRAGGIMAILGELDRAGLIDTSLPTVHSATMSEALARWDIARTQSEAVRSFYSAAPGGVPTQVAFSQDRRFEELDLDRAGGVIRRKANAHSQDGGLAVLFGNIALDGCIVKTAGVDASILTFSGPAVIFESQDAAVEGILNRKVKEGDIVLIRYEGPRGGPGMQEMLYPTSYLKSKGLGKACALITDGRFSGGSSGLSIGHVSPEAAEGGTIGLVESGDIIAIDIPNRGITLQVSDEELSRRRAAMEAKGKDAWKPAAPRKRKVTTALKAYAALTSSAARGAVRIVD, via the coding sequence ATGCCGCGTCTGAGATCCGACACCACGACCAAGGGCCGCAACATGGCCGGCGCGCGCGGCCTCTGGCGCGCCACCGGCATGAAGGATAGCGATTTCGGCAAGCCGATCATCGCGGTGGTGAACTCCTTCACCCAGTTCGTGCCCGGCCATGTCCACCTCAAGGATCTCGGGCAGCTCGTGGCCCGCGAGATCGAGCAGGCCGGCGGCGTTGCGAAAGAGTTCAATACCATCGCGGTCGATGACGGCATCGCCATGGGCCATGACGGCATGCTCTACAGCCTGCCGTCGCGCGAGATCATCGCCGACAGCGTCGAATACATGGTCAACGCCCATTGCGCCGATGCGATGGTCTGCATCTCGAACTGCGACAAGATCACGCCTGGGATGCTGATGGCCGCGATGCGGCTGAACATCCCGACCGTCTTCGTCTCGGGCGGGCCGATGGAGGCCGGCAAATACATCGCCGAGGGCGTGCTCAGGAAGGTCGATCTCGTCGATGCGATGGTCGCCGCCGCCGACAGCAAATATTCCGACGAGCAGGTCGATGTGATCGAGCGCTCGGCCTGCCCGACCTGCGGCTCCTGCTCAGGCATGTTCACCGCCAATTCGATGAACTGCCTGACCGAGGCGCTGGGGCTCGCCCTGCCGGGCAACGGCTCGGTGCTGGCGACCCATGCCGACCGCAAGCGCCTCTTCGTCGAGGCCGGGCACCTGATCGTCGACATCGCCCGGCGCTGGTACGAGCAGGACGACGACAGCGTGCTGCCGCGCAAGGTCGCGAGTTTCAAGGCCTTCGAGAATGCGATGACGCTCGACATCGCCATGGGCGGCTCGACCAACACGGTGCTGCATCTGCTGGCCGCCGCGCACGAGGCGGAAGTTCCCTTCACCATGGCCGATATCGACCGGTTGTCGCGGCGCGTGCCGGTGCTGTGCAAGGTCGCGCCCTCGGTCGCCAACGTGCATATGGAGGATGTCCACCGCGCCGGCGGAATCATGGCGATCCTCGGCGAGCTCGATCGTGCCGGCCTGATCGACACCTCTCTTCCCACGGTCCATTCCGCGACGATGTCCGAGGCGCTGGCGCGCTGGGATATCGCCCGGACCCAGAGCGAGGCGGTGCGCTCCTTCTACAGCGCCGCACCCGGTGGTGTGCCGACGCAGGTCGCCTTCAGCCAGGACCGCCGTTTCGAGGAACTCGATCTCGATCGCGCCGGCGGCGTCATCCGCCGCAAGGCCAATGCCCATTCGCAGGATGGCGGGCTCGCCGTACTGTTCGGCAATATCGCGCTCGACGGCTGCATCGTGAAGACGGCGGGAGTCGATGCCTCGATCCTGACTTTCTCCGGCCCGGCCGTGATCTTCGAGAGCCAGGACGCGGCGGTCGAGGGCATCCTCAACCGCAAGGTCAAGGAGGGCGATATCGTCCTGATCCGCTATGAGGGTCCGCGCGGCGGGCCCGGCATGCAGGAGATGCTCTATCCGACGAGCTATCTGAAATCGAAGGGGCTCGGAAAGGCCTGCGCGCTGATCACCGACGGGCGCTTCTCGGGCGGCTCGTCGGGCCTCTCGATCGGCCATGTCTCGCCCGAGGCCGCCGAGGGTGGCACGATCGGCCTCGTCGAGAGCGGCGACATCATCGCGATCGACATCCCCAACCGCGGCATCACCCTGCAGGTCTCGGACGAAGAGCTGTCGCGCCGCCGCGCCGCCATGGAGGCCAAAGGCAAGGATGCCTGGAAGCCGGCCGCTCCGCGCAAGCGCAAGGTCACGACGGCGCTCAAGGCCTATGCGGCGCTGACCAGCAGCGCCGCCAGGGGCGCGGTGCGGATCGTCGATTGA